The stretch of DNA GCGCGGCGGTCATCTCCCGGTGCCGCGGAGCGCTCCGCTGCCGGACCCGGCCCGCGTCGCGGCCGCCACCCCGTCCGCCGAGGACCAGCGCCGCTGGCTCGACCGCCTCACCCGCGTCCACCAGCTGCTGCCAGCTTGATCGCACACATGCACAATGGTGGACAATTGGTGCATGACATGTATTTTCGTGACATATACAGTGAAGGCATGACAAGCGCTGCTGTGAAGATGAATCCGCAGGGCCGGGTCTCGATACCGGCGCCTTTCCGGCATGAACTGGGGCTCACACCGGACACCGACCTGGTCAGCTATGTCGAAGACGGACGAGTGGTGTTCGAAGAACGGGAACACCTGATGCGGCGCATCCAGCAGACGGCGCTCAACAGCCGGGCGACAGCTGGATCACCAGTCGACGAGCTGCTCGCAGACCGACGTGCCGCAGCAGCACGCGAAACCGCCGAGACGGAGTCATGAGCATGGTCGTCCTCGACGCTT from Saccharopolyspora sp. SCSIO 74807 encodes:
- a CDS encoding AbrB/MazE/SpoVT family DNA-binding domain-containing protein; this translates as MVHDMYFRDIYSEGMTSAAVKMNPQGRVSIPAPFRHELGLTPDTDLVSYVEDGRVVFEEREHLMRRIQQTALNSRATAGSPVDELLADRRAAAARETAETES